The Liolophura sinensis isolate JHLJ2023 chromosome 12, CUHK_Ljap_v2, whole genome shotgun sequence genome segment ATGGAATGATAAAAAGATAACGGGTCCAGtgaaaagataggatgtcaaaaaCTAAATAACCAATTGACGGACACACactgacagacacacacacacactgacagacagagagacacacacatactgacagacagacagagagactcacacacacacagacagacagagagacacaCTGGCAGacaggacacacacacactgacagacagacagacagacacacacacacacccacacacacacacatactgacagacagacagacacactcACAcatgacagacatacagacaccaCACCcacactgacagacagacagacacacacacacacacatacactggcaggacagacagacacacacacacacaatgacagacagaaagacagacacaCACGCAATCACTAGATTCAATTAAATACCACATTTATACAgggttattttattattattaaaaggaATTAAAGGAGAATaaaggaaattttaaaaaaaatttaagcaaAAGGTTTCATTAGTTCTAAAGATTAGTTCTCATAAATATCTGACGATAGGGTTCATTCAAATGACCAAAATTGGAAAACTTAAAAAGCCTATACTTTTTCTTACGTATACTTTAACCACTCTAGCCAGTACAGCCTTAAAATAATCTTTGTTGGGCTTAACACCGCTTTGTTAAACTGGTCCCTggttaacaaatatattttattaatggcCTAATCTGACCTCTTGAAACATACTTGTGCACGTGTAGCTGATGCTCAATGGCCACTACAGCGGAAAGACCGGCACAATACACGTAGTGGCCAGTCCTGAACATACTTGTGCACGTATAGCTAATGCCCAATGGCCACTACAGTGGAGAGCCAGACACAATACACTTAGTGGCCAGTCCTGAGCATACTTGTGCACGTATAGCTTATGCCCAATGGCCACTACAGTGGAGAGACACAATACACTTAGTGGCCAGTCCTGAACATACTTGTGCACGTGTAGCTGATGCCCAATGGCCACCACATTGGAGAGACACAATAAACTTAGTGGCCAGTCCTGAACAATTCACTCAGAAGAAAGGGGACTGTAGGAGCTTGAGCCTTGCTGATAATTTGGCCAGCTATGAATTTCCTGAGACCCTTAGGCTCTTGGTGTATGTGCAGGGAGCTTGTAAATAAGCagatctgtgtacatgtacatttacaaacacaGATGTATAGTGGTTTATTACGTATGGGTAGCAGTCTTACTTGTGCACACTAAATGAAGTGACCTAGCCTAACCTTGTAAAAAGATGATATAAATACTTCATCTGACCTAAAAGCTTGTCCATGACAACAGATTACTTTTTGCAAGGTTCTGAGAGCTTTATTCACCTAAGAAAGTTGTTTTGTGATCTGTAGGGAAGGTATACTGGATGATCAACTACAAAACTTACCTTAATTTGCACTGCAACTTCCTTGTCCATTTTTAAAAGACCTTTAATTTTTTCCACAAACTTCTCTCCATCCAGGCacgtgtaatgtacatgtatacccagaGCATTCAGGTAGGTAATGTCCTGGTGGAACGGTTTCCAACTGAAAACCTACTACTACAGAAATGCAAATTGGCAAGTCGAATCTTTAACTTTTGGGTTCTGATAAATTTTTAGTTCAACAAAACACTTACTCTAAAACAGTCTCAAGACTCTCTAACCATCTCACACTCTTACTGCATCAATAAGTCACTTCTTTCAAAACTAACAAAAAGTTATCAGATTGTTAATCCGTTCcaaactgtacaggtacatagtTAAATAAAGGCCGAGTGTTACGATTCACAAAGACACTGTcaaaaagttaaattaaacaaaagttaaataaaaatgataaaattcagtttctttacaacaacaaaaaaaacaaaaaaaaaacaaaaaaacaaatacgtATTGTAATACAGAAGTTTCCAAACACTTGAGGCTATTAAAGGCGCTCCACAGAAAACTGTTCAAATCTTCCAACAGCTTCACCTGACGAATTCACCTCACTAAGCTAAGATCCTGGGGACTAGTGtgagaatttttcacaaatccTAAGAAATAACACCAGGTATCAGTACCTGTTTTCATGGCAATACAAAGAGTAACTTGACAACACATGTCTATGGCCAGGACACCCAGATTAAAATATTACGCGCCATTGCACAAAAGTACTGCTACAAtacccacatacatgcacaaagatgtgtatgttatgtacatgtatgtcacttgATACAAATCTGTTTGGAAGAGCTGAAGGAATgcgtgtagtacatgtatattgatattACAATGTTTCTGGAAAATAAtctcttatacatgtacgtgttcaGAAATCTCAAGCTTTCATGAGTTGCCGTTTTGGACCAGGCTTCATGTTTGGTAAGGAACAAAACTGCAATCTAAATATAAcactaacatttttttaatacGGTGAATAGCTGGAATATATCTGCCATTTTGTCCTGCACcagtttaaaaattatttccaaacTTGAACAGAATACTCCCTTTGAAATATACATACGtgcataaaataaacaaacatctgAACATCAACAATTcttaattcacaaaataaaaataaaattccctAAATTCTCATCATTATGACACTGACAAGACAGAACTGAACTGATCTTGCTTTAATTTATGTCAAATGTGTATGTACTGTTCCCTTTGAGGTGAATGGGCATTCTATTTTCTTAATATCATAGCAGTGAACTGTTTTCTTCACaccattcatttacatgaacaatcatGCAGACAGACGCCCTCATTAACATCTTGAGGAAGTCACTTGTCTCACCTTTTTTtgataaacaaaaacatcattcaaCTGTAACAATAATCTTATTATTCGCTGTTTTTTTTGCTAACATCCCATCTCTAATCATCATGCTTGCTTATTGCCCGTATCATATGATTACTTGTACACAGGTAACAGCTCTCTTTGATCAGTTAGTTGACTGACAGCTGTCGCACTATTCACTTCTTGACAAGTGTAATATGTAATACTGATGACCCAAGAAAAGATAcctaaattcttcaaccttttctcatgtaaaagaccaacatacatgtaattttacacCTTTCTAGttagattttgaagacaaaaactaaatgtacatgtagactggttgggttggccaatttgagggcttcacaaaaagtataattttagtCCAGACATCATAATGACAATGTCCCTGTCAAGATACCATAATTATAATGTACCCAATCTAGTCATAACAATAATGCACCATAATCCAGTCATCATAATGATAGTGTACTACAGCCCAAGCATTATAATAATAATGCACTATAGTCCATATATCATAATGATAATGCCCCCATTCTATTCATTTTAATAATGCACTATAGCCCAATTATCGTAATGATAATGTCCTGTTCATCCATTATAATAATGCGTTAGTCCAGAAACAATAAGGATAATGTCCCCACCAGTCGTAACAACAATTAACTACAGGTATAGTCCAGACATCATAACGATAATGCACTATAGTTCAGATATTGTAATAATAAGGCACTATAGTCCAGCCATCATAATGATAatgcactatacatgtagtccagatatacatgtatgtatcacagTAATAATGCCCCATTCCAGCCATAACAATGATGAACTACAGTCCAGACATCATAACGATAATGCACTATAGTTCAGATATCCTAATAACAAGACACTATAGTCCAGCTATCATAATGATAATGCATTATATATGTAGTCCAgatatcataataataataatgcactAGTCAAGATATAATGATAATGCACCAGTTTAGACATCATGAAGGCAATGCGACTGAGGAGGCATCACAATGTTGCGTGTTCTTAATAATGTATGTCGTCAAGCCAGGTGAGAACCTGAGGGTGTCCTAACTCCTTCACTGCACAAATATAATGTCAAGCCTTACTTCCTGCATTAGGCATTCTGGcacaactgacatacatgtaacactgaaaCGAAAACAATGTCACCGTAGCATATGGTTACAAGGTGGCAGTTCATTTATATTAGAACATTATCATGGGTAGGCAGCGAGTTCTAGTTTTACCATATCTCTGTATCCTAGCAATGTATGAGCCAAAACCAATAAGACAGGAGCTGCAAAATGAGTACAAACATAACAGTGTATAAACAGGGTCCACAAgtactgcatatacatgtatttgtatgtacatgtatgtatcaagtGTCATTCAAAATTTTTTGTTGTGCATATCCCAACCCTTTCAGAAAAAATAGGGTAGGTCAGGAGGGAGTTCTTTTTACTGTTCGGGCTGATGGAAAAGCTGTAAGTTTGGAGGGAGACACGTCTTTACCTCTCTGCCTCGACCTGCTCCGTATtttggtgtatatgtatatgtagatgaaTATGTATGATGAAGTCAATCCATCCtctaaataacgtgttaaccCTTCACAGCAGAGAGTACAGAAAAGTAATCACCTCTGGGCATGCACTATGCCCTGTCCTCATtcttatttgcatatatatttgcataataaCACACTAAAATCAGGAATCAACCGACAGTATAGATGACAACTGACCCTGAACTCCTTTGAATAAATATGAAACCATTAAACCTCAGGGCTCAGGAacaaaggcatacatgtacaaaacatgaGTACCATCACACCAAAGAATGTACTTGAGTGTGCCCAGTTTGGAGTTTTAAGTAAATTCTATAGAGAAAATCATTATCTGTGCTAAGAAGAACAGATGGAAAGGACAGTTGATCACCTCCTGTtacatatataactttataCAGTTTTTCATCCACTGTAATCATCCTGCTATATGGAGTTCTCAGTTGTTGAAAATTCATGTCAGATTATAGAGGATTTATAGTTAACCACATTTTatatcatgtgtttttttatgagctaatgtacatgtacctcagctaTCATTGGGTTAAAAAAGACATAGACACAAGGGATCACAGATACACATACTACTCTTCAATTTCACTCCAACCACAGGACAAGATCACCAGTTTCGTAGGAGAGGAGGGTGGAAGTGGAAGAGGTGGTGGCAACAAGATGGATCATACCATGGTAATTTCACATAACCGTTAAATGGGGGCAATCACTGGTGTATAATGAAAAATTTCTGAGTTCAGTCAACGAATAGTAGGCTTTCATACTAGTATTTGTAGGTTTAATCTGCAGGCCATAACTTACTTTTTTAGAAGAAAATTATTACCAACTTCACACCTCTCCCATATGTACTAAGGATTATGGCTGCTTGAACAGCCAGAAAAGCCAGTGCAGCCTGAGACTACAGCTGTTCTGGCTTTTCAAAACTGAACCATATGTGACTACATCAGCAGGCAATACACAAGTCTACATAATGAAGAGATTTCCTGAGACTTCTGACATACTGAAATTAAATAGCTTACATTTTATTTCCATAACTGTATATTTACTATCTATCTATCTTTTATGCAGTACATTACTAGTGAGTGTGGCGCTAATATGACACCAAAATATCATGATTAATTACTAGTTACTCTCATTGCTCACAATGAAAACCAAAATGTTCACATACTCACAAAATCTTAATGAAAATAATACTTGGAATAGCAtaaaaaatgaatgtaaaaacaTGAATGAACGGTTATTGTGttctgctatacatgtattattagcAAAACTTTAGCTGATATATCATTGCCaaagtaattaataataaaaaaaaatattcaaataaaaatttgggTGTAACAGTATCTATGTCTATACCATTACTTCCATGTACCACATTTTCAGGTATGTCAATACCACATGGGGTGAAATAGCGGTAGTGTAGGCTTACATATGCCAGGTGCCTTACAATCCAGCCTGCAGATGACAGTTTAGTCTTGACGTTTGGAGTTTTACAATGTTACAAGCTCTTGTGCTGTACGAGTATTATTTACAGTTTATCACCACCTCTACACGGACGATTCGCACAGAGAATCATTCCCAAATGACAACCCAAGGTTAGAAGTTCACCAGAATCAACAAGTAAAGCTAGTTAATTGTGGACACTGCAGGGCCCCTCCCATTTCCACAAATAGCATCAGGATCGTCCCATTTTCTCCCTCTCTCACGCACTACAGTTAGTTATAATTCGCTGAAAGACAGAACTGATTATACTGACGGGAAATGTGTTTGGATTTGTTTTATTATCGACCTGCTGACATGTGGAAACGACAGAAATAAATCCTGGTAAAAAGTCAGAACGCATAACGCAATTAAGTTTACGTTACCTGCACAGCGGTTTGCTTCATCGCTTCGGCAGCGCTCTGTCGCAGACGAGCAGCCGTCGTTCCCGGCATCAAGCCCTTCGTAAAAGCTCTGTCACCCATCTTTCCGTGTTATCTACTGTCCTTTCGCACAAATTCTGCAGGGAAACACAGTTATTTAACTAACTTTGCACCTTCCTCTCTCATGATGTCGGCGACGATGCGCCATTTTGGTTCCGTCTTGGAGAAGGTAtgaataaagggagataacctcgTAGTAGTAGCAGCTTCCATTTGGGCGGGGTGAAGATAACTTGGGACTTCCGCACactcataaaaacaaaatcagaagaCCAGAAATAGAACAACACTCCCAGCAGCTACCGGTAATTAAGGTAGTAAATCAAAGTACGCAGACTAAAGTAAATCACAAATACATCAAAGAACTTAAATAATGGTCTGCTTAACTctgagatttttattttattttatgccGAAATGTgtagttctacatgtacatgtatattattaatatctaCTGCATGCCTACACCTacaaaattgcaatttattagctttCTGTTACCTGTCCAAAATGTGGAAAAAGTGCTAATAAAATTTAGTACGGGCAATTGTTTCACTACTGGTGATTGTTTTAAAGTTCGAAATACTCATACATAGCTTTCACTTGTGCATACTGAagacaaagtgaaaaaaaaataaataaataacaacccCCAAAAAAGATGTTTCTTAAAGGGTCTTGTTACGTTAGATTTTTTCTATGTCATATATCAATAAAACATGACTGAAGAAGTTTTTAAAGCTGAAGTTAAAGAAGCAGTGAAGATTTTGTGCAAATTTTGAATAACAAATTACCATTACTGGTACATACTTTAATTTAACTTAAATACAGGTAAAACCAATCTCTTATTCTGTAGCTTTAtcatatatgtttaaatattttacatttgtttttcgCTTACATCTGTTTAAATACTTGCAAATTTCCAAGTAATTAAGTTACCTTAATATGttatcaaaatcaaatatttactgCCGGAGTTCATGTGGGAAAACTTGATGAGTTCAAACCAGTCAAATATTTGCTATTATTCTAGATTAGCacaaataattatctttcacaaaaaagaaaaaaaaaatacttaaaagggAATAATCTGAGCTATTCTTAGTAGGtgcagaaaattttatttgatgatGGATTTTTTTTGCGAAATATCTCTGGTATAACCTCTTTAACTTAACAAAcgagagctaaaaaaaaaagtgacgaAGACTATTCCGATGCATAAATGGAAGTAAAAGTGTCTGAAATTAAGTGATACGCTATCCGTCTTTAGAATCCGTTCCACCTAAACATGTTTCTCCGATTCAAATCTGAATTTTTTGTTGGCTCAATGGGTGTTGTGGCGAGTAAGGAGAGCGTCCAATCGTCAGCAAAACGTTCTCTTGTCACTGTAGGTTTGAATGTCCTTGTTTATAACTTTCTGATATTGTTTTGTGCAATAGATCCATTGTAATACAACATCCCTAGTTCTACTGTTTGAATATTTTGAGTAAACTGGTTTTCATTGACGGAAAAATCTTGGCTTGGCCAGCCAAAATGCTGACTTCGTGGGTGACGATAACTTGTCCTTTGATGGTGTGACTTGGCGCACGAGGGGATCCAGATGTGGCATTTGTCGACGGCAAGTTTGTTCAGATCTGACCTCAGAAGGCTCTGATTTTTTCCTTCTAAAGCCATAGGTGTTTTAATAGTTTGATTAAATTAAACGTCGATTGCTGCTGTATTTGACGATCTGTTGGGTGAAGGCCACATCGCATGTAGCTCCACGAGTGAAGCTGACAGCAGATTTAACCATGTACTAGCGCACCGAGTTGTCTGATCGACACGTCACATTCGTGCGGCTACCTCGCTCGATATCACAACTGTCAAATTATCAAATAGTAATACCACTACAAGTACAATGGACGTTTAATCATGGAGGTATGATTCAATTAAACTAGGGTGTTAACAGCACGGACTTGGTAGTGGTCATAGGCAAACCAATGCATGTATGGTTGCATGCTTCAATATGCCTAGTGGGAATTTCAGGAGTCCAGAGAGTTCACGCAGATATGAATGAGACAAGGTGGGGGTTCTcgcaaactaacacagctgaTAGGCGACATTTTATGGTACTTGCTAGACTTAATATACATCTTGCATAGCCGGGTCTGTTGGCCAAACAGTGCCGTTAGCAGCTACTGTAAAATCGTGTTTTTTATCAGCGTTAGTTAGAGCTCCCTCCCTGTCTCAACCAAACCTGCGTGAACTCATGAAattcctgaaatgctgactcaGCCTGTAAAGAATCATGTTGGTCAGGCCTCAGCTGCAGCTGTAAGGGCTGCGATGCACTTGAAGTACTTGAAGCGGATCAACTATCGGATTGATTGTCAACCATCGCCACAACTGATCTACTTGATCTACTTCAGTTAATCTACTCGATTTAGAATTACTgtcattgagattttcttgagtatggcgtagaacacctttcaagtaaataaatagaactttTTGTTTCTGCTACATGTTCCAGAGCCAAACCTGAGGGATGGAGTTTGGGGTGTGTTATCCCCTGGCTAACGGCCACTGTGAGTTTGTCATGTCTGCTTTGGAGAAACAACGTCAAGATGGTTCGTTGTGTGACATCGCACTGCAGGTGGGAAACCAGAAAATTAACGCGCATCGGTGCGTTTTGGCAGTGTGCTCGGATTACTTTTCTGCCCTCTTTGGTGGTTCATATTTCGAAAGAGACTCGAAACTCATCGATTTGTCAGAGACTTTCAGGAGCGCAGAGGCACTAGAGAGAATAATTGTATCAATGTATAGAGGAACTTTGGAGATCAAAAAGAGCGATGACGTCTGCGATTTGTTGGAAACCTGCTCTATTCTTTTGTTTGATGACGCTAAAAAACAGTGTGTGGATTGCTTGAAAAGCACACTGTGTTTGAGAAACGGACTCAAATTCTGGTTTGCTGCAAACAATTATTTAGATGACAAGCACAAAAAGCGTTTCAAGAGCATCGTGGATAACCATTTCCATGACTACTACATCAACCAGCCAGAAATGATTAATCTGTCAGCCCAAGATCTGTGTGTGCTTTTCCAGCAAATGTTTCACAAGTTCTGTACACCTCTACAGCTGTTGGACTTTTTACTACGCTGGTATGCTGCTGGTGAGACTGAAGAGGACTTGGGCAGACTAATACAGCAAGCCTTGCCAGAGAACTTAGCGGCTGAAAATGAAGACGCTAAGATATTTCTGTCAAGCCCTGAACTGTTGTCCAAAGAGCTTGGCTTGAGTTTggaaaaatgccaaaaattcTGTTCATTGGTGGGAACAGTGTTGGGTGGTGAGAAAATTGCTTCTGCGCCTTTGGCTGGGTCACAGTGCTTCGCAAACGGTGCCGAAAGGGTTGTTAACAGCCAGGAATGTGGGGATACAAAGCGTCAGGCATTTGGGCTTAGAACGATGCACTCTGACATATTGTTGAAGGACATGAAGGAAGACAGTGACATAATGGCTGTGTTGGTTTTAGCGCCAACACCTCACATTCTAGAACAACGTTTCCATCTGTATGTCTGCTTCAATCACACCATGACTCAGCAGTTCCATCCAGGCGACACACTGCCGTTGTTTCATGTGTCAGCATACATTCCTCAGAAACGCACTTGGTTCCAGTTGGGACAGATTTTGAGCCCAGCGGGACTCACTGGCGATAAACTGACGCGGTTCTTTGATGGTAGTCTCATGGAACTGTGCAATGGACATATTTACGTCATTGGAGACTCAGGTGAAAACAACATGAGATGCAACTTGACGACATTCCAGTGGAGTTCTTTGCCCCCTTTGAAACCTTTTAATACCAGTTTACGACTTCCTCGCAAAGCCCCAGTAAATATACGTCCTGGACGACGCGATCGTGTTCAAATCGTTCAGCCAATTGCAACCAGCACAACTTTCTTTGCCGCAGTGGCCAGTCAGCAAGATGAAGTAGTGCGGCTAGGGTTGATGCAGCTGGTAGATGCCGGGCCAGATGCTCTCAGTCAAACACACTGGACGGAGAGAGTGCCCTGTGACATTCCGCCGGCACCTTGGGGTTTCACTTTGCTCACAGCTTATCACTGCGTCAGGGAAGATCGCTATATCTATGTTGTGGTCATTGGACGTATGCATTCCGTACACTGCAGAGCAACCTGCTTAGCAAAGTTTGACCTTCACCTTGATACGGTAGAGTTCCTTAATGTTCCGGAGGAGTACCTAATGGAGCCATACCACTGGACGCTTTTTGAACAAAAGGGCAGCCTGTACATGGCTCACAAGACGACCTTTCTCTACAAGCTTGACCTTCGGGTGGAGGAAGCAACATGGACGAACTGCTCAGAGCTTATCACAATCAAAGGGGACTTCAAACTGCCGTCTCTGTATGCGAAATCCTGGGGGAAGTTCAGACGCCTCAATGGCGTTTCTGCATCGGAGGATTCAATGTGGGTGATGGTGGAGAAACGCCTGGTGGATCGGTGGCATTCGATCATGTTATGGGAGGTACAGGTCGACATGGAGTCTCAAGACGAGCAGCAGAAGGTCAAGAGGCATGTCCCCTCACCCTACTCCTGCTTCTCACTAGTGGCTCATGTTAAATTGCCATTAGAACGTCTCAAGGGGACAGAACTCTGCCAGTGTGTTCATGCGGAGTAGCTCAGAGCTTATAACTTGCAAGAGCTGAACATTTTACCACAGAGTTATTCTCACATTAGAAACAGATGTGTTCGCATACTCCAGTGGCAAAGAGCTGCTTCAATCAAATTCAGGTTTCCACGGCAACCAggtgaaaaaaatcttgatgATGTGACTGCAAGGAAAGTCaaagatttcaataaacaaagtTAAGAAATCTTTGGAAATACGAACAGTTTggaaaaactatacatttttctttcagatatGTCCATAACTGAGCTAAACTTTTAATTAAAAACTAGTATAAAGTGCTGTATTTCTtgtttggaaaaaaatacagtatgcGGTATAGTCATTTCAAAGAGAGGAATCTTACAGAACCAGGATAAAGGGGAGCCATTTTGCCAGTATCTGAGCCTTCTAACATTTGcatatttcagttttcaaatttttttttttttttcaaaagggCTTTTGTGTGAAACTTTTAAACCTGAACCACTtgtaaatttgttcttttatttatgtgactgt includes the following:
- the LOC135479589 gene encoding uncharacterized protein LOC135479589, which gives rise to MEFGVCYPLANGHCEFVMSALEKQRQDGSLCDIALQVGNQKINAHRCVLAVCSDYFSALFGGSYFERDSKLIDLSETFRSAEALERIIVSMYRGTLEIKKSDDVCDLLETCSILLFDDAKKQCVDCLKSTLCLRNGLKFWFAANNYLDDKHKKRFKSIVDNHFHDYYINQPEMINLSAQDLCVLFQQMFHKFCTPLQLLDFLLRWYAAGETEEDLGRLIQQALPENLAAENEDAKIFLSSPELLSKELGLSLEKCQKFCSLVGTVLGGEKIASAPLAGSQCFANGAERVVNSQECGDTKRQAFGLRTMHSDILLKDMKEDSDIMAVLVLAPTPHILEQRFHLYVCFNHTMTQQFHPGDTLPLFHVSAYIPQKRTWFQLGQILSPAGLTGDKLTRFFDGSLMELCNGHIYVIGDSGENNMRCNLTTFQWSSLPPLKPFNTSLRLPRKAPVNIRPGRRDRVQIVQPIATSTTFFAAVASQQDEVVRLGLMQLVDAGPDALSQTHWTERVPCDIPPAPWGFTLLTAYHCVREDRYIYVVVIGRMHSVHCRATCLAKFDLHLDTVEFLNVPEEYLMEPYHWTLFEQKGSLYMAHKTTFLYKLDLRVEEATWTNCSELITIKGDFKLPSLYAKSWGKFRRLNGVSASEDSMWVMVEKRLVDRWHSIMLWEVQVDMESQDEQQKVKRHVPSPYSCFSLVAHVKLPLERLKGTELCQCVHAE